The DNA segment ATGCTTCATTGATTTGTTCTATTTCCCAATTCCACCATTTAATCTCTAATAGTTTTTCTATATCTGAAGCAGAAAATCTCTTTTTAATAACTTTACCAGGATTACCACCAACTATAGTATAAGGTTCTACATCCTTACTTACTACAGCTCTTGCTGCAATTATTGCTCCATCACCTATTTTTACTCCTGGCATAATAACTGCTTCTGTACCAATCCATACATCATTCCCTATAACTGTATCTCCTTTACGTCTAAATCCATCTTTAGCATTTGGAAATATTTCAGAATCAAAAGGATATACAGAAATCCATTTATTATTATGTCCTTGATTACCTGCAAGTAGAAAACTTACACCTGAACCTATTGAACAAAATTTCCCTATTTCTAATTTATCAAATAAAAAATCTTCCCCATAAATTTTCTTATAATTTTTAGTGCTTCCATCTCCCAATAAATATCTTACACAAATATCTTCAAATTCTTCTTTATGATAATATCCAGAATAATATGTAAAATCTCCAATTTTAATGTTTGGATTCTTTATATTTCCCTTTAAATATTTACTACTTAACCAGTTTTCAAATTTATTTTCCACTTAAATCTACCTTTCATGTTTTTTTCCTGTTTCATCTAAATTTTTTTACTATCTATAAACTAAGTTTTATAAAATATCCATTCTGCCCATTCTCCACTT comes from the Senegalia massiliensis genome and includes:
- a CDS encoding CatB-related O-acetyltransferase — its product is MENKFENWLSSKYLKGNIKNPNIKIGDFTYYSGYYHKEEFEDICVRYLLGDGSTKNYKKIYGEDFLFDKLEIGKFCSIGSGVSFLLAGNQGHNNKWISVYPFDSEIFPNAKDGFRRKGDTVIGNDVWIGTEAVIMPGVKIGDGAIIAARAVVSKDVEPYTIVGGNPGKVIKKRFSASDIEKLLEIKWWNWEIEQINEALPYICSDDIDRLYTFI